DNA from Sphingomonas psychrotolerans:
GCGGAATCGATCCTCGGCCAAGGCGACGATCGCCAGCTCGCGATGGCGCCCTCCTCGCTCCAGCGCTTCATCGCCTCGGTGCGCGAGACCTATGACCGGCTGGCGCAGGACGGCGAGATCCCTTGCCTGCTCACCAGCCCGTCGATCCGGCCGTTCGTGCGCTCGATCATCGAGCGCGTTCGACCCGCGACGGTGGTGCTGTCGCAGAACGAGATCCACGCGCGTGCACGCATTCGGGCGCTCGGCACGATCGGTTGAGACCGTTCGCGCAACAATCATCCTATAATGAAAAGCGGCCCCTTGCGGGTCGAGCAAGAGGCGACCGGATGCAGATCAACCCCTTCGGCTTTCCGCTTGGCGCGGGGATGCAATCCGCGCCGGCAAATGGCGCCGTGAGCCTCGGTTTCGTCGATGCGCTCGGGCTCGCCCTCGACGGCGGTGCTGCGCAGCAGCCGATGGCCCTCAAGGCCTCGGTCACGCCGCCTGCGAATTTCGGTCCGAAGCTGGCGCAGACTTTGCTCGAACAGGCCCAGCTCGCGGCACCGGCCCAGCCGATGCCGGCGCCCGGCATATTGCCCGGCCTCCAGCAGCCGACTTCGCTTTCCGAGCTGATGGCCACCGCGGCCAGGCTGCCCGTCGCTGAACCGGCGCCGGCTGCCGCGATCGATACAGTCATGGTCGAGCTGCCCGTTGTCGCAGCCGAGACCGATCCGAGTGCGGTCGCGCCCGAAATTACCACGCCCGCCCCCACGCCGCTTGCGGCGGCGCCCCCCACCACCGCCGCGCCGGCCCCGGCGCCAATCGCACCCGCGACCACGACGCCTGCCGCGCCGGCGCCTGTGGCAGCGCCGGCAGTCCCGATCCAGGGCGATATCGAACTGCAGCCTGACGGCGATACCCCGCCGAACGCGCCGGCGACCGCTGCGCCTGCGGAGAACCCACCGTCGTCAAAGCCGCAAAAGACGGTGCGCAGTCGCGCTGCTGCGGCGGAGGCGGATCCCGTGACGCTGATCGATGCCAATCCGGCAGTCCCGACGGCGGCGCTCGCGATCAACGCCGTGCCGCAGCCGATCCTTCCGCAGCAGGCCACACCGCGCGAAGCTTCGACAAGCGCGCCTGGCGGGTCCACCGTATCGAAAACCGGCAAGGTCGCCGCCTTGGCCGCGCCGGGGCAGGATGCCGCGCAAGCTGCACCCGGCACCGGCACCGGCACCGCGGACTTCGCGCGCGCCGTCGCGATGAAGAGCGATTCCACCGGTTCGCAGTCGAACCCCGACGGCCAGCCGCAGCCCGAAATCATGCCCGCGGCTACCGCCAGGGTCGAGGCAGCCGCACCGATCCTGCCGCAGCCTGCCGTTGGCTCAGCCCCCGTCGATCCGGCCCGCGCAACGGCCCCCGTCTCCGCTGAGCCGGTAATCGAGGCCCGCGCCGGGCATCTCGGCCATTCGCTTGGCGTCGAGATTGCGCGGAAGGTGGAACTGGGCGAGGAAACGCTGCGCATCCGCCTCAATCCTGTCGAACTCGGCCGGATCGAAGTGACTCTCGCCTTTGACGACAAGGGCAGTCTGCAAGCGACCGTCCGCACCGATAGCGCGCAGGCGATGGACCTGCTGCGTCAGGATGCACCCGATCTCGCGCGCACGCTCGACCAGGCCGGCGTCCGCACCGACGCGCAGAGCTTCCGCTTCGAGAATCGCGGCGGCGACGGTGGCGGTCAGCAGGCCCAGCAGCAGCAATCGCAAAATCGCGGCCGGTTCGCATCGTCCGATGACGACGCAGCCCTCGCCGAACCCATTTATCGCCCGGTCCGCAGCGACGGACAGGTCGACCTTCTCGCCTGAGGAACAGCCATGACCACCGTGACCACCACTGCGTCGACCACGACCGACACAAAGGCCGCCGCCGCTTCGTCGAAGCTCAACGCCGATTTCGACATGTTCCTCAAGCTGCTCACCACGCAGATGCAGAACCAGGATCCGCTCGATCCGATGGACACCGCGCAATACACCCAGCAGCTGGTGCAATATTCGCAGGTCGAGCAGTCGATCGAGCAGACCTCGACACTCAAGTCGCTGCTCGCCGCGTTCGGCACCCAGAATTTGATGCAGGCCTCCGCGATGATCGGCGCGCAGGTCGAAACCAACTCGCCCGTTTCGGGCCTCAGCGCAGCCACCCCGGCGCAGTGGACCTGGTCGGCACCGCGCAATGTCGCGTCGATGACCGCGACGATCAAGGACGAGAAGGGCAAGATCATCGACACCTTCCCGATCGACGCGACCGGCGCCGCCGGCGCCTTCACCTGGGACGGCACTACCAAGGCCGGCAAGAAGGTCGAACCGGGCCTCTACAAGCTCGAGCTCGCCGGCAAGGACGCGTCGGGCACCGCAGTGACCGCGACCGCCCACGCTTATGGCAAGGTCAGCGACGTCGAATTGTCGAACGGTGTCGTCCAGGTCACCATCAACGGGAACAAGGTCCCGACTGGCGATCTGCTGCGCATCGGCTGAGCCGGCGCGTCTCTTCCGCCTTGATGGCGCCGGAGCGGCATCCCCGTCCCGGCGCTTTCTTTTTGCCCGGATGATGTCGCTTCCGTACAAGCACTTAGCGGGGATTCCCCGCCCTTGTGCAGCAGTCCTTCACTCGCGGCCCGTCTATAATGAAGATAGAGAGACGGGTGGGCGTTCCGATCCCCTCTGCGATCCGCTCGTCTCTTCTCCCCCTTTGAAGGCCGCCTTTCCCCCGCGGCCCGAAACGACAAGAGCCAGGCTGGTCCGCGACCCGCCTGGCTCTTCCGTTTTGCGCCCCACGCGCTGAACCTACTAAACTTGAGGAGTGGCGAGCCGAGGGCTCAGCTGGCGACGGATAACAGTACCGGCCGGCCGGCATCCCGCGGGAGCTGGATCAGCTCGGCCGAGGTGGCGACTTGCACGGTGAAATCGTCGAGCGCGCAGCCGGCGACCGCGTTTGGCGCGGTCAGCATCGCGATGCAATCGGAGACAGAGGGATCTTCGCGCGGCCCGATCGTATCGAGCACATCCGAAAGCGCCATCCCGGCCTGCAGCGCCTTGTCCGCGGCGGCACTCCACAGCGCCTGCGCATCCTCCACGTTCAGCGTCAGCGTCACCGTGAAGGTCTTGCCGGCGGTCTCAGAAACGTGGCCGATGTCGCGAAGATTCATGCCTAAGACCCTTGTTCTTTTTCGACCCTGTTCGATCGTCCCAATGCCTCAGCAAAGTGCCGTGCCGTAGTCCGGGGATGCCCCGATACGTAAAGTTACCGGTATCGGTGACGCCCCTGTGACCGCTTTAGTGAACCCGCGCTTCGGCGCGACGCGCGAGTTCGCGCGCATGTGCCGCAACGAGACACAATTCAGCGTAGAGCCGGTCCCAGAACGGCGCCGGGATTTCGAGCCTGGCATTCCCCTGCTGGGTCAGCTCCAGCGCGGCGCGCGGCTCGAGCCCCAGTTCGAAGCGCGTGCC
Protein-coding regions in this window:
- a CDS encoding flagellar hook-length control protein FliK: MQINPFGFPLGAGMQSAPANGAVSLGFVDALGLALDGGAAQQPMALKASVTPPANFGPKLAQTLLEQAQLAAPAQPMPAPGILPGLQQPTSLSELMATAARLPVAEPAPAAAIDTVMVELPVVAAETDPSAVAPEITTPAPTPLAAAPPTTAAPAPAPIAPATTTPAAPAPVAAPAVPIQGDIELQPDGDTPPNAPATAAPAENPPSSKPQKTVRSRAAAAEADPVTLIDANPAVPTAALAINAVPQPILPQQATPREASTSAPGGSTVSKTGKVAALAAPGQDAAQAAPGTGTGTADFARAVAMKSDSTGSQSNPDGQPQPEIMPAATARVEAAAPILPQPAVGSAPVDPARATAPVSAEPVIEARAGHLGHSLGVEIARKVELGEETLRIRLNPVELGRIEVTLAFDDKGSLQATVRTDSAQAMDLLRQDAPDLARTLDQAGVRTDAQSFRFENRGGDGGGQQAQQQQSQNRGRFASSDDDAALAEPIYRPVRSDGQVDLLA
- a CDS encoding flagellar hook assembly protein FlgD, translated to MTTVTTTASTTTDTKAAAASSKLNADFDMFLKLLTTQMQNQDPLDPMDTAQYTQQLVQYSQVEQSIEQTSTLKSLLAAFGTQNLMQASAMIGAQVETNSPVSGLSAATPAQWTWSAPRNVASMTATIKDEKGKIIDTFPIDATGAAGAFTWDGTTKAGKKVEPGLYKLELAGKDASGTAVTATAHAYGKVSDVELSNGVVQVTINGNKVPTGDLLRIG